Proteins co-encoded in one Synechococcus elongatus PCC 6301 genomic window:
- a CDS encoding DUF4359 domain-containing protein, protein MAGSSVALGAIALALTNPSSSQYGQFAAATSQKLVQQEICARLEPLNLQRLQQLCNRMGQQAGSQMEEWVLQSSDRQNFGLLSLYETRLSVRSLLQTSDVPDWSLELKSVGALSGFSLLQVNWKTDPEVRADPASEGELRQ, encoded by the coding sequence TTGGCTGGGAGCTCCGTAGCTCTGGGTGCGATCGCCTTGGCCTTGACCAATCCCTCGTCTAGTCAGTACGGGCAATTTGCGGCGGCAACGAGTCAGAAGCTTGTTCAGCAAGAGATTTGTGCCCGCTTAGAGCCCCTCAATCTGCAACGTCTACAGCAACTTTGCAATCGCATGGGGCAGCAAGCTGGGTCCCAAATGGAAGAGTGGGTGTTGCAATCCAGCGATCGCCAGAACTTTGGCTTGCTGAGCCTCTATGAGACTCGCCTGTCAGTGCGATCGCTGCTCCAGACTTCTGACGTGCCCGACTGGAGCTTAGAGCTGAAGAGTGTGGGTGCTCTCTCTGGCTTTAGCCTATTGCAAGTTAATTGGAAAACTGATCCTGAAGTGAGGGCTGATCCCGCCTCGGAGGGCGAGCTAAGACAGTAG
- a CDS encoding Nif11-like leader peptide family natural product precursor, whose translation MSSEQVLRFLEDAAISKELRDKFAAVSDVSDFLLVAQRSGYTFTSEEFIHTITELSHATPVRRPTGVWRWLRTIPNPMELERQRRAQESAAE comes from the coding sequence ATGTCGTCTGAGCAAGTCCTACGGTTTTTGGAAGACGCTGCGATTTCCAAAGAACTTCGCGATAAGTTTGCTGCTGTCAGCGATGTCAGTGACTTCTTGCTAGTTGCTCAGCGATCGGGGTATACCTTCACCAGCGAAGAGTTTATCCACACGATCACCGAACTCAGCCACGCAACCCCTGTGCGTCGCCCGACTGGCGTTTGGCGCTGGCTACGCACGATTCCCAATCCTATGGAACTTGAGCGACAACGTCGGGCTCAAGAATCGGCTGCTGAGTAG